In Deinococcus maricopensis DSM 21211, one genomic interval encodes:
- the rsmH gene encoding 16S rRNA (cytosine(1402)-N(4))-methyltransferase RsmH: protein MTDQSPLTHIPVLATEVLDALQPQPGQVFVDGTLGGAGHTRLLLAAGATVYGIDQDPYALERNRAAGLNGLHVLEGNFRDMRALLNDAGVDHVDGVLLDIGVSSFQLDDAARGFSYHTEAPLDMRMSQGGDSAADLVNDMEEADLAAIIFEYGEERHSRRIARGIVNARDKGPISTTTQLADIIKRAYPGGHARGIHPARRTFQALRIAVNDELGALRDGLQGASDLLRPGGRLAVISFHSLEDRIVKRFLLADPTLDPLTKRPIEAAEDEQARNPRARSAKLRGARKRAEEVSG, encoded by the coding sequence ATGACCGACCAGTCCCCCCTGACCCACATCCCGGTCCTCGCCACCGAAGTCCTCGATGCCCTCCAGCCCCAGCCCGGGCAGGTGTTCGTCGACGGCACCCTCGGCGGCGCCGGCCACACCCGCCTGCTGCTCGCCGCGGGCGCCACCGTGTACGGCATCGACCAGGACCCGTACGCCCTCGAACGCAACCGCGCCGCCGGCCTCAACGGCCTGCATGTTCTCGAAGGCAACTTCCGCGACATGCGCGCCCTGCTGAACGACGCGGGCGTGGACCACGTGGACGGCGTGCTCCTCGACATCGGCGTGAGCAGCTTCCAGCTCGACGACGCCGCGCGCGGCTTCAGCTACCACACCGAGGCGCCCCTCGACATGCGCATGAGTCAGGGGGGCGACAGCGCCGCCGACCTCGTGAACGACATGGAGGAAGCGGACCTCGCCGCGATCATCTTCGAGTACGGCGAGGAGCGCCACTCGCGCCGCATCGCGCGCGGCATCGTGAACGCCCGCGACAAGGGTCCGATCAGCACCACCACGCAACTCGCCGACATCATCAAACGCGCGTACCCGGGCGGGCACGCGCGCGGCATCCACCCGGCCCGCCGCACCTTCCAGGCCCTGCGCATCGCCGTGAACGACGAACTCGGTGCGCTCCGCGACGGGCTGCAGGGCGCCAGCGACCTCCTGCGCCCCGGCGGCCGCCTCGCGGTCATCAGCTTCCACAGCCTTGAGGACCGCATCGTGAAACGCTTCCTGCTCGCGGACCCCACCCTGGATCCCCTCACCAAGCGGCCCATCGAGGCGGCCGAGGACGAACAGGCCCGCAACCCCCGCGCCCGCAGCGCGAAACTGCGCGGCGCCCGCAAACGCGCCGAGGAGGTGAGCGGGTGA
- the mraZ gene encoding division/cell wall cluster transcriptional repressor MraZ, whose product MPFGEYPYSIDDKGRVVIPPTFREFVEDGMILTRGMEGCLYVFPLAAWRRVEEQLEGLPLTDRDSRAFVRFFYSGASKTRLDNQSRVSVPQTLRAFAVLETDVIVAGAPNRLELWNPQRWDTMIQAVQDDPPKPDLLANFTA is encoded by the coding sequence GTGCCGTTCGGTGAATACCCCTACTCCATTGACGACAAAGGCCGCGTGGTCATCCCACCGACCTTTCGTGAATTCGTGGAAGACGGGATGATCCTCACGCGCGGCATGGAAGGCTGCCTGTACGTCTTTCCGCTCGCCGCGTGGCGGCGCGTGGAGGAACAACTGGAAGGCCTGCCGCTCACGGACCGCGACAGCCGCGCGTTCGTGCGCTTCTTCTACTCCGGCGCCAGCAAGACCCGCCTGGACAACCAATCACGCGTGAGCGTCCCCCAGACGCTGCGCGCGTTCGCGGTGCTCGAGACGGACGTCATCGTCGCGGGCGCCCCGAACCGCCTGGAACTCTGGAACCCGCAACGGTGGGACACCATGATCCAGGCGGTGCAGGACGACCCGCCCAAACCCGACCTCCTTGCCAACTTCACCGCCTGA
- a CDS encoding DUF423 domain-containing protein produces the protein MTTTPNTNAALWGALLAGSGVALGAFGAHALKNTLSTEALATFETGVRYQMYAGLGTLALAALPGQTRAPTLIGAGAVVFSGSLYTLTLTGQKWLGAVTPIGGALMIAGFVLAAVDARRRA, from the coding sequence ATGACCACCACACCCAATACGAACGCGGCCCTGTGGGGCGCGCTGCTCGCGGGGAGCGGCGTGGCGCTCGGCGCGTTCGGCGCGCACGCGCTGAAAAACACCCTGAGCACCGAGGCGCTCGCCACCTTTGAAACCGGCGTCCGCTACCAGATGTACGCCGGGCTCGGTACGCTCGCGCTCGCCGCGCTGCCCGGCCAGACGCGCGCCCCCACCCTGATCGGTGCGGGCGCGGTGGTGTTCAGCGGCAGCCTGTACACCCTGACCCTCACCGGTCAGAAGTGGCTGGGCGCCGTGACGCCCATCGGCGGGGCGCTGATGATCGCCGGGTTCGTGCTCGCGGCCGTGGACGCGCGTCGGCGCGCATGA
- a CDS encoding pseudouridine synthase, producing the protein MTERLQKRLARAGVASRRAAEALITSGRVTVNGVTAQLGQTVTEADEVLVDGQPIAQRPTQHVTFALYKPRGFVTTARDELGRRTVLDAMPNVPGLHPVGRLDRDSEGLLLLTTDGDLTLTLTHPRYGHEKVYRAWTDGQPDEAALGRLARGMNLEDGPTGPAEVRAAPDGAWVTIREGRNRQVRRMLDAVGYPVTRLVRTRVGGLWLEDLGPGEYRELDERALQELLNVSLVPHRVRERLDLEMLDRWH; encoded by the coding sequence ATGACTGAACGCCTGCAGAAACGGCTCGCCCGTGCGGGCGTCGCCTCCCGACGCGCCGCCGAAGCGCTCATCACCAGCGGGCGCGTCACCGTGAACGGCGTGACCGCGCAGCTCGGCCAGACCGTCACCGAAGCGGACGAGGTCCTCGTGGACGGCCAGCCCATCGCGCAGCGCCCCACGCAGCACGTCACGTTCGCGCTGTACAAACCGCGCGGGTTCGTGACGACCGCCCGCGACGAACTCGGGCGCCGCACCGTCCTGGACGCCATGCCGAACGTGCCGGGCCTGCATCCCGTCGGGCGCCTCGACCGCGACAGCGAGGGCCTGCTGCTCCTCACCACCGACGGCGACCTGACGCTCACGCTCACGCACCCTCGTTACGGGCACGAGAAGGTCTACCGCGCCTGGACGGACGGCCAGCCGGACGAGGCCGCGCTCGGTCGCCTCGCGCGTGGCATGAACCTCGAGGACGGCCCCACCGGTCCCGCCGAGGTGCGCGCCGCACCGGACGGCGCGTGGGTCACCATCCGCGAGGGCCGCAACCGGCAGGTGCGCCGCATGCTCGACGCGGTCGGCTACCCGGTCACGCGCCTCGTGCGCACCCGCGTGGGCGGGTTGTGGCTGGAGGACCTGGGTCCCGGCGAGTACCGCGAGCTCGACGAGCGCGCCCTGCAGGAACTCCTGAACGTGTCGCTGGTGCCGCACCGCGTGCGTGAGCGCCTCGACCTGGAAATGCTCGACCGCTGGCACTGA
- the truB gene encoding tRNA pseudouridine(55) synthase TruB, with protein sequence MPVVVADKPLGLTSHDVVARARRALATRRVGHTGTLDPLATGVLVLCVNDSTKLVQFMEHDSKDYLAWVSLGAGTPTLDAEGPVDATADVAGVDEAEVRAVLRGFLGVQQQVPPQYSAVQVGGQRAYAVARAGGALDLPAREVVLHELELLGVFPSVDAAPRTFAPNEQGQYAPAADGRTFTLPPALGAFPTLLVRARVGSGTYIRSLARDIGAALGVPAHLAGLVRTRVGHFTLAGAMGLEDLAVAPVTPDADALDLPRIEATETLALMLRQGKRPRHPLQGRALVLRGQELVAVVDGNGEQLRVVRAWA encoded by the coding sequence ATGCCGGTCGTCGTTGCGGATAAACCTCTGGGCCTCACTTCTCATGACGTGGTCGCGCGTGCGCGGCGCGCGCTGGCCACGCGCCGCGTGGGGCACACGGGCACCCTGGACCCGCTCGCCACGGGGGTGCTGGTGCTGTGCGTGAACGACAGCACGAAGCTGGTGCAGTTCATGGAGCACGACAGCAAGGATTACCTCGCGTGGGTGAGCCTGGGTGCAGGCACCCCGACCTTGGACGCGGAAGGTCCGGTGGACGCGACCGCCGACGTGGCGGGCGTGGACGAAGCGGAAGTGCGCGCGGTGCTGCGCGGGTTCCTGGGCGTGCAGCAGCAGGTGCCACCACAGTACAGCGCCGTGCAGGTGGGCGGGCAGCGGGCGTACGCCGTGGCGCGCGCCGGGGGGGCGCTGGACCTGCCGGCCCGCGAGGTGGTCCTGCATGAACTGGAGCTGCTGGGCGTCTTCCCGAGTGTGGACGCGGCGCCGCGGACGTTCGCGCCGAACGAGCAGGGACAGTACGCGCCGGCGGCGGACGGGCGGACCTTCACGCTGCCGCCGGCGCTTGGGGCGTTCCCGACGCTCCTGGTGCGCGCGCGCGTGGGGAGCGGGACGTACATCCGCAGTCTCGCGCGGGATATCGGCGCGGCGCTGGGCGTGCCGGCGCACTTGGCGGGCCTAGTGCGGACGCGGGTGGGCCACTTCACGCTTGCGGGCGCCATGGGACTGGAGGACCTGGCGGTCGCGCCGGTCACGCCGGACGCGGACGCGCTGGACCTGCCGCGCATCGAGGCGACCGAGACGCTCGCGCTGATGCTGCGTCAGGGTAAGCGGCCCCGCCATCCCCTGCAGGGGCGCGCGCTGGTGCTGCGTGGTCAGGAGTTGGTGGCGGTCGTGGACGGCAACGGGGAGCAGCTGCGGGTCGTGCGCGCCTGGGCGTGA
- a CDS encoding Lrp/AsnC family transcriptional regulator, with translation MAHAHLDDTDRRILEILQRDGRIPNTELADEIGLTPAPTLRRVKRLEDEGIIKRYAALLDPKMIGQDLTVFVHVSLDKQTKTGFIDFADQMRKRPEVLECYLCLGESDFILKVCVPNLDAYQRFLVDVLAAIPGVSNTNSTITVRQEKHTTVLPIE, from the coding sequence ATGGCGCACGCCCACCTTGATGATACCGACCGCCGCATCCTCGAAATCCTCCAGCGCGACGGCCGCATCCCCAACACCGAACTCGCCGACGAGATCGGCCTCACCCCCGCGCCCACGCTGCGCCGCGTCAAGCGCCTCGAGGACGAAGGCATCATCAAACGCTACGCTGCCCTGCTCGACCCCAAGATGATCGGGCAGGACCTCACCGTGTTCGTGCACGTCAGCCTCGACAAGCAGACCAAAACCGGCTTCATCGATTTCGCCGACCAGATGCGCAAACGCCCGGAAGTCCTCGAATGCTACCTGTGCCTCGGCGAAAGCGACTTCATCCTCAAGGTCTGCGTGCCCAACCTCGACGCCTACCAGCGCTTCCTCGTGGACGTCCTCGCCGCCATCCCCGGCGTCAGCAACACCAACAGCACCATCACCGTCCGCCAGGAGAAACACACCACCGTCCTCCCAATCGAATAA
- the ald gene encoding alanine dehydrogenase: MIIGLPKEIKVKENRVALTPGGVASLVRRGHTVIVERSAGVGSGIQDTEYEQAGAQLGSAAEAWAAQMVVKVKEPIKSEYGYLRPDLLLFTYLHLAADQPLTDALLSAGTTAVAYETVQLDDRSLPLLTPMSEVAGRLSVQAGAYHLQKPIGGRGVLLGGVPGVQAGHVVVIGGGVVGTNAAKMAMGLGAKVTVLDVNHGRLSYLDDVFFGKLTTMMSNEANIRSILPEADLVIGGVLIPGAKAPHLVTRDMLATMQEGSVIVDVAVDQGGCVETIHATTHDDPTYIVDGVIHYGVANMPGAVPRTSTFALTNQTIGYVLQLADKGVEALSASKPLLRGLNTIGGKLTYAGVAEAFGLTYTAPEVALA, from the coding sequence ATGATCATTGGCCTGCCGAAAGAGATCAAAGTTAAGGAAAACCGCGTGGCACTCACGCCCGGGGGCGTCGCCAGCCTCGTGCGCCGCGGCCACACCGTCATCGTGGAACGCAGCGCCGGCGTGGGCAGCGGCATCCAGGACACCGAGTACGAGCAGGCCGGCGCGCAGCTCGGCAGCGCCGCCGAGGCGTGGGCCGCGCAGATGGTCGTGAAGGTCAAGGAGCCCATCAAGAGCGAATACGGGTACCTCCGCCCGGACCTGCTGCTGTTCACGTACCTGCACCTCGCTGCGGACCAGCCCCTCACGGACGCCCTGCTGAGCGCCGGCACGACCGCCGTTGCGTACGAGACGGTGCAGCTCGACGACCGCAGCCTGCCGCTGCTCACGCCCATGAGTGAGGTCGCGGGCCGCCTGAGCGTGCAGGCCGGCGCGTACCACCTGCAAAAGCCCATCGGCGGGCGCGGCGTGCTGCTCGGCGGCGTGCCGGGCGTGCAGGCGGGCCACGTCGTCGTGATTGGCGGCGGCGTCGTCGGCACGAACGCCGCGAAAATGGCCATGGGCCTCGGCGCGAAGGTCACGGTGCTGGACGTGAACCACGGGCGCCTCTCGTACCTCGACGACGTGTTCTTCGGGAAGCTCACCACCATGATGAGCAACGAGGCGAACATCCGCTCCATCCTGCCCGAAGCGGACCTCGTGATCGGCGGCGTGCTGATCCCCGGGGCGAAGGCGCCGCACCTTGTCACGCGCGACATGCTGGCGACCATGCAGGAAGGCAGCGTCATCGTCGACGTGGCGGTGGACCAGGGCGGATGCGTGGAGACCATTCACGCGACGACGCACGACGATCCCACGTACATCGTGGACGGCGTGATCCACTACGGCGTGGCGAACATGCCGGGCGCGGTGCCGCGCACCAGCACGTTCGCGCTCACGAACCAGACCATTGGGTACGTGCTGCAGCTCGCGGACAAGGGCGTGGAGGCACTCAGCGCCAGCAAGCCGCTGCTGCGTGGCCTGAACACCATCGGCGGGAAGCTGACGTACGCGGGCGTCGCGGAAGCGTTCGGCCTGACGTACACCGCGCCTGAAGTGGCGCTGGCGTAA
- a CDS encoding TetR/AcrR family transcriptional regulator produces the protein MPRQVNHETRRQELAQAVWALIRTGGIEHVTLRHLADATGWSTGAIRHYLPTREAILAFAAQHVSDRVNARIEHTDVSGPPRTQLRAILHQFLPLDEERTLEAGIWLAFVAQGQATPQLADTQGVAFDALHAAFHDGLWTLQRRNLLTPGADPTTEALALHALLDGLTLHLLMRKLTPEQATGTLDAHLARLVP, from the coding sequence ATGCCCCGGCAAGTCAACCACGAAACCCGCCGTCAGGAACTCGCCCAGGCCGTCTGGGCGCTCATCCGCACCGGCGGTATCGAACACGTCACCCTGCGCCACCTCGCCGACGCCACCGGCTGGTCCACCGGCGCCATCCGCCACTACCTCCCCACCCGCGAAGCCATCCTCGCCTTCGCCGCGCAGCACGTCAGCGACCGCGTCAACGCCCGCATCGAGCACACCGACGTCAGCGGCCCCCCACGCACGCAGCTGCGCGCCATCCTCCACCAGTTCCTCCCCCTCGACGAGGAACGCACCCTCGAAGCCGGCATCTGGCTCGCCTTCGTCGCGCAGGGGCAGGCCACCCCGCAGCTCGCGGACACCCAGGGCGTCGCCTTCGACGCCCTGCACGCCGCCTTCCACGACGGCCTCTGGACGCTGCAGCGCCGCAACCTGCTCACCCCCGGCGCGGACCCCACCACCGAAGCCCTCGCGCTGCACGCCCTGCTCGACGGCCTCACCCTGCACCTCCTGATGCGCAAGCTCACCCCCGAGCAGGCCACGGGCACCCTCGACGCGCACCTCGCCCGCCTGGTCCCCTGA
- the cobT gene encoding nicotinate-nucleotide--dimethylbenzimidazole phosphoribosyltransferase, with protein sequence MNPELHRLIQSIQPADEDAMRAARARQGQLTKPPGALGALEDLSVRLAGAFGTPTPHPQGVTVIVAAGDHGVVSEGVSAFPPEVTPAMVANFLADTPAGPGGAAVNALARTLGAQVLVADVGVNADLPAHPRLHALKIRRGTRNLRAEAAMTREETEAAILAGARLAAQAMEGGADVLIPGEMGIGNTTPAAALTARLLNVPARAVTGRGTGVTDDTLERKVRVIEAALARGGSDPADPLGVLADLGGLEIAFMLGVMLQAAGARCVIILDGFVEGSAALVGVALQPHLRAYLFPAGECAEVGHAAQLAHLGLTPMFHLGLRLGEGTGGVLAAPLLLGAAATLREMQTFAEAGVPGAP encoded by the coding sequence ATGAACCCGGAACTGCACCGCCTGATTCAGTCTATTCAGCCTGCCGACGAAGACGCCATGCGCGCCGCCCGAGCGCGCCAGGGGCAGCTCACGAAGCCGCCCGGCGCGCTCGGCGCACTGGAGGACCTGAGTGTGCGCCTCGCGGGCGCGTTCGGCACGCCCACGCCGCACCCGCAGGGCGTGACGGTCATTGTGGCCGCCGGTGACCACGGCGTCGTCTCGGAGGGCGTGAGCGCCTTTCCGCCCGAGGTGACGCCCGCGATGGTCGCGAACTTCCTCGCGGACACCCCGGCCGGTCCGGGCGGCGCGGCCGTAAACGCCCTCGCGCGCACCCTCGGCGCGCAGGTGCTGGTCGCGGACGTGGGCGTGAACGCGGACCTGCCCGCGCATCCGCGCCTGCACGCCCTGAAGATCCGCCGCGGCACCCGCAACCTCCGCGCGGAGGCGGCCATGACCCGCGAGGAAACCGAAGCGGCGATCCTCGCGGGCGCGCGCCTCGCCGCGCAGGCCATGGAGGGCGGCGCGGACGTCCTGATTCCTGGCGAGATGGGCATCGGGAACACGACGCCGGCGGCGGCCCTCACGGCGCGCCTGCTGAACGTGCCGGCGCGCGCCGTGACGGGCCGTGGGACGGGCGTCACGGACGACACGCTGGAGCGCAAGGTCCGCGTGATCGAGGCGGCGCTGGCACGCGGCGGCAGTGACCCTGCCGACCCGCTGGGCGTTCTCGCGGACCTGGGCGGGCTGGAGATCGCGTTCATGCTGGGCGTGATGCTGCAGGCGGCCGGGGCGCGCTGCGTGATCATTCTGGACGGGTTCGTGGAGGGCAGCGCGGCCCTGGTGGGCGTGGCCCTCCAGCCGCACCTGCGCGCGTACCTGTTCCCGGCGGGGGAGTGCGCGGAAGTGGGGCACGCTGCGCAACTGGCGCACCTGGGGCTCACGCCGATGTTCCACCTGGGGCTGCGCCTGGGGGAGGGGACGGGGGGCGTGCTGGCCGCGCCGTTGCTGCTGGGTGCGGCGGCGACGTTGCGGGAGATGCAGACGTTCGCGGAGGCGGGGGTGCCGGGCGCCCCGTGA
- the cobU gene encoding bifunctional adenosylcobinamide kinase/adenosylcobinamide-phosphate guanylyltransferase, with translation MPAELVFVTGGARSGKSAFAEARAHALGGAGVTYLATAQAFDDEMRDRIGRHRADRPAAWDTLEEPLDVAGALRAARHPVVLLDCLSLWVSNLMLADHPDDAILRRVDDLLAENTRTLIVVTNEVGLGIVPDNALARRYRDVLGWANQRAARASTEAYLLASGLPLRLK, from the coding sequence GTGCCCGCTGAGCTCGTGTTCGTGACGGGCGGGGCGCGCAGCGGCAAGAGCGCCTTCGCGGAGGCGCGCGCGCACGCGCTGGGCGGCGCGGGCGTCACGTACCTCGCGACGGCGCAGGCGTTCGACGACGAGATGCGCGACCGCATCGGGCGGCACCGCGCCGACCGGCCCGCCGCGTGGGACACCCTCGAAGAACCCCTCGACGTCGCTGGTGCGCTCCGAGCAGCCCGCCACCCGGTCGTGCTGCTCGACTGCCTGAGCCTGTGGGTCAGCAACCTGATGCTCGCCGACCACCCTGACGACGCCATCCTGCGCCGCGTGGACGACCTGCTCGCCGAGAACACCCGCACCCTGATCGTCGTGACGAATGAGGTGGGCCTGGGCATCGTCCCGGACAACGCTCTCGCGCGCCGTTACCGCGACGTGCTCGGCTGGGCGAACCAGCGCGCCGCGCGCGCCAGCACCGAAGCGTACCTGCTCGCCAGCGGCCTGCCGCTGCGCCTCAAATAA
- a CDS encoding cobyrinate a,c-diamide synthase produces the protein MSPHRFLIAAPHSGSGKTTVTSAILAGLRARGLRVQPFKAGPDYLDPTHLSRAAGQAARNLDSFLLPEETLRTLFARASADADVSVIEGVMGLFDGRDPTSDLHSSAHLARTLDCPVVLVIDAGGMARTVAAVAAGLRDFAPDLHVAGVILNRVGSERHAQLCEAALAQVGLPVLGFVPRTPALGLPARHLGLLAAETHPHDEAALLGAAATLHLDALLAATTRAPLPTPARTARADARVRVALARDEAFSFYYWDALDALEQAGADLVPFSPLRDERVPDADALLIGGGYPEAHAAALAANAGMRASVQAFAASGRPVVAECGGLMYLSEHLEDERGDVHAMCGVVPYRTRMTGRLTLGYRDARALADTPLAPAGAPVRAHEFHYSALTHAPTHPAYDVNGTPEGYARGNVLASYLHLHLAADPAFVERFLTEAERAR, from the coding sequence GTGAGCCCCCACCGGTTCCTGATTGCCGCGCCGCACTCCGGCAGCGGCAAAACGACTGTTACGAGCGCCATCCTCGCGGGCCTGCGCGCGCGCGGCCTGCGCGTGCAACCGTTCAAGGCCGGCCCGGATTACCTCGACCCGACGCACCTGAGCCGCGCGGCCGGGCAGGCCGCGCGGAACCTCGACAGTTTCCTGCTGCCCGAGGAGACGCTGCGCACCCTGTTCGCGCGCGCGAGCGCGGACGCCGACGTGAGCGTCATCGAGGGCGTCATGGGCCTGTTCGATGGCCGCGACCCCACGAGCGACCTGCACTCCAGCGCGCACCTCGCGCGCACCCTCGACTGCCCCGTCGTCCTCGTGATCGACGCGGGCGGCATGGCGCGGACCGTCGCGGCGGTCGCGGCGGGCCTGCGGGACTTCGCGCCGGACCTGCACGTCGCGGGCGTCATCCTGAACCGTGTGGGGAGTGAGCGCCACGCGCAGCTGTGCGAGGCGGCGCTCGCGCAGGTGGGCCTGCCCGTCCTGGGGTTCGTGCCGCGCACCCCCGCGCTCGGGCTGCCCGCCCGCCACCTGGGCCTGCTCGCCGCCGAGACGCACCCGCACGACGAAGCCGCGCTGCTCGGCGCGGCCGCCACCCTCCACCTGGACGCGCTCCTGGCCGCGACCACCCGCGCGCCGCTGCCCACGCCGGCACGGACGGCGCGGGCGGACGCCCGCGTGCGCGTGGCCCTCGCCCGCGACGAAGCGTTCAGCTTCTACTACTGGGACGCGCTCGACGCGCTCGAACAGGCGGGCGCGGACCTCGTGCCGTTCAGCCCGCTGCGCGACGAGCGCGTGCCCGACGCGGACGCCCTGCTGATCGGCGGCGGCTACCCCGAGGCGCACGCGGCGGCCCTCGCCGCGAACGCGGGCATGCGCGCGTCCGTGCAGGCGTTCGCGGCGTCCGGGCGGCCCGTCGTCGCGGAGTGCGGCGGGCTGATGTACCTCTCGGAGCACCTGGAGGACGAGCGCGGTGACGTGCACGCCATGTGCGGCGTCGTCCCGTACCGCACGCGCATGACCGGCCGCCTCACACTCGGCTACCGCGACGCGCGCGCCCTCGCGGACACGCCGCTCGCACCGGCGGGCGCGCCGGTGCGAGCGCACGAGTTTCATTACAGCGCCTTGACGCACGCGCCGACGCACCCAGCGTACGACGTGAACGGCACGCCCGAAGGGTACGCGCGCGGCAACGTCCTCGCCAGCTACCTGCACCTGCACCTCGCCGCGGACCCGGCGTTCGTGGAGCGCTTCCTGACGGAGGCTGAACGTGCCCGCTGA
- a CDS encoding cobyric acid synthase, with protein sequence MTARAIMIQGCTSNAGKSYLTAGLCRALADAGYRVAPFKAQNMSNNAGVVPERGASDAGGAGLEMGRAQIVQAFAARVTADVRMNPVLLKPEADTRSQVVLMGRAHPGLTSLPWRERKAQLWPHVQAALHDLMSEYDVVVIEGAGSPAEVNLRASDIVNMRVAREANAAVLLACDIDRGGAFAHLLGTWHCLTSEERALLRGFILNKFRGDARLLAPAPEWLETQTGVPTVGVMPMLDITLPEEDGLWADARGHDGAEGAVAIARLPRVSNLDEFAPLGPLARWVTRPEELDGARAIILPGSKATIADLAWLRASGLAGAVTRAAHAGMPVLGVCGGLQMLGTEVLDPHGIEGGGAAPGLGLLDLRTVMAPQKTTRVTELHDPETGAALHGYEIHHGVTDAGEGVTTLAPERLWRQGNVRGTYLHGILENPAYLSAFLGWAGLPAPDALAALDARLDRLAAATRTHLDWDLIVRLAEGRA encoded by the coding sequence ATGACCGCACGCGCCATCATGATTCAGGGCTGCACCAGCAACGCCGGCAAAAGCTACCTCACCGCTGGCCTGTGCCGCGCGCTCGCGGACGCCGGCTATCGCGTCGCGCCGTTCAAGGCGCAGAACATGAGCAACAACGCTGGCGTCGTCCCGGAACGCGGCGCGTCCGATGCGGGCGGCGCGGGCCTGGAAATGGGCCGCGCGCAGATCGTGCAGGCGTTCGCCGCGCGCGTCACGGCGGACGTGCGCATGAACCCCGTCCTGCTGAAACCCGAGGCGGACACGCGCTCGCAGGTCGTCCTGATGGGCCGCGCCCACCCGGGCCTCACGAGCCTCCCATGGCGTGAACGCAAGGCGCAGCTGTGGCCGCACGTGCAGGCCGCCCTGCACGACCTGATGAGCGAGTACGACGTGGTCGTTATCGAGGGCGCGGGCAGCCCGGCGGAAGTGAACCTGCGCGCGTCCGACATCGTGAACATGCGCGTCGCCCGCGAGGCGAACGCCGCCGTGCTGCTCGCGTGCGACATCGACCGGGGCGGCGCGTTCGCGCACCTGCTCGGCACGTGGCACTGCCTCACGTCCGAGGAGCGCGCGCTGCTGCGCGGGTTCATCCTGAACAAGTTCCGCGGGGACGCGCGCCTGCTGGCGCCCGCGCCGGAATGGCTGGAAACGCAGACGGGCGTGCCCACCGTGGGCGTCATGCCGATGCTGGACATCACCCTCCCCGAAGAGGACGGCCTGTGGGCCGACGCGCGGGGCCACGACGGGGCGGAGGGCGCCGTCGCCATCGCGCGCCTGCCGCGCGTCAGCAACCTCGACGAGTTCGCGCCGCTCGGCCCGCTCGCCCGCTGGGTGACCCGCCCCGAGGAGCTCGACGGCGCGCGCGCCATCATCCTGCCGGGCAGCAAGGCCACCATCGCGGACCTCGCGTGGCTGCGCGCGTCCGGCCTGGCCGGAGCGGTCACCCGCGCCGCGCACGCGGGCATGCCCGTGCTCGGCGTGTGCGGCGGCCTGCAGATGCTCGGCACCGAAGTCCTCGACCCACACGGCATCGAGGGCGGCGGCGCCGCGCCCGGCCTGGGCCTGCTGGACCTGCGGACCGTCATGGCGCCGCAGAAGACCACGCGCGTCACCGAACTGCACGACCCGGAAACCGGCGCGGCCCTGCACGGCTACGAGATTCACCACGGCGTCACCGACGCGGGAGAGGGCGTGACCACGCTCGCGCCCGAGCGGCTGTGGCGGCAGGGGAACGTGCGCGGCACGTACCTGCACGGCATCCTCGAGAACCCCGCGTACCTGAGCGCGTTCCTCGGCTGGGCCGGCCTGCCCGCGCCGGACGCGCTCGCCGCGCTGGACGCCCGCCTCGACCGCCTCGCCGCCGCGACGCGCACGCACCTCGACTGGGACCTGATCGTCCGCCTCGCGGAAGGCCGCGCGTGA